From Leptospira kirschneri serovar Cynopteri str. 3522 CT, one genomic window encodes:
- a CDS encoding GNAT family N-acetyltransferase, producing MGTGFVNNKIKTERKLEVRIAENQLEIERTLALRYEVFNLELGEGLPQSAATRKDRDEYDLFCDHLIVIDKNQENKIVGTYRILRRSVAKQNLGFYSDNEFDITKIYELDAETAEIGRSCVHPEYRDGSVISMLWAGLGAYMQKYNVRYLFGCGSIHQTDVQSANEVYAYLKDKNALVGKEFDITPLPNFEIPGFDPNYQSDAVHKRVPALIKGYLRAGAQICGTPALDKVFKTIDFFILFDIRDIESKYGKRFLY from the coding sequence ATGGGAACTGGTTTCGTGAATAACAAGATCAAAACAGAACGAAAACTGGAAGTTCGGATCGCCGAAAACCAATTGGAAATAGAACGAACTCTTGCACTTCGTTATGAAGTTTTCAATCTCGAATTAGGAGAAGGACTTCCTCAATCCGCTGCAACTCGTAAAGATAGGGACGAATATGATCTTTTCTGCGACCATTTGATCGTAATCGATAAAAACCAAGAAAACAAAATTGTAGGAACTTATCGAATTTTAAGAAGATCCGTTGCAAAACAAAATTTAGGTTTTTATTCAGACAACGAATTTGACATTACAAAAATTTACGAATTGGACGCCGAAACCGCAGAGATCGGAAGAAGTTGTGTTCATCCAGAATATAGAGACGGTTCCGTGATCTCTATGCTTTGGGCGGGACTCGGAGCGTATATGCAAAAATATAACGTTAGATACCTTTTCGGATGCGGCTCTATACATCAAACGGATGTACAGTCGGCAAACGAAGTTTATGCGTATCTAAAAGATAAGAACGCTCTCGTTGGAAAAGAATTTGATATAACACCACTTCCAAATTTTGAAATTCCCGGTTTCGATCCTAACTACCAATCGGACGCGGTTCATAAAAGAGTTCCTGCATTGATCAAAGGTTACCTCAGAGCGGGGGCTCAGATTTGTGGAACTCCGGCATTGGACAAGGTTTTTAAAACCATAGACTTTTTTATACTATTCGATATTCGAGATATAGAATCCAAATACGGAAAACGTTTTCTATATTAA